In Salvelinus alpinus chromosome 20, SLU_Salpinus.1, whole genome shotgun sequence, a genomic segment contains:
- the LOC139546283 gene encoding myb/SANT-like DNA-binding domain-containing protein 4 isoform X1 — protein MATRAAYFSPSEAQILMEAYEEVKDIIKKKGNTATVIKQREKAWQSIADRLNALNMNGPKRTWQQVKIKYKNILQNAVKKNTHRQGTGGGSPKADLTPAEDMALELNKGRPVLEGIPGGKETSIGSSQDATRFIQVSGSTVFLLEPPAQAPDDADPGEGPSAAATAHDGDDDEEETISLDSRRHEDPDAIQWENQPGNISSQAIRKLYGNHLRRQIELADIDIQYKKKKMENLALESEIKKEDN, from the exons atggcaactagagccgcgtacttttccccgtcggaagcacaaatcctcatggaggcatacgaggaggtaaaagatataattaagaagaaaggcaacaccgccacagtgataaagcaaagagaaaaagcgtggcaaagtattgcagaccgcctgaatgc attaaacatgaacgggccaaaacggacatggcagcaggtcaaaatcaaatacaagaacattctgcagaatg cagtgaaaaagaatacccacagacaaggcacgggtggtgggtcaccaaaggctgaccttaccccagcagaggacatggccttggagctaaataaaggcaggcccgtcttagaggggatccctggggggaaagagacgagcataggttcctcccaagatgccacccgcttcattcaag tgtctggcagcactgtgttcctgttagagccaccagcacaagcaccagacgatgctgatcca ggtgaaggccccagtgcagcagcaacagcacatgatggagacgatgatgaggaggagaccatctctctggattccagaaggcatgag gacccagatgctatacagtgggaaaaccagcctggcaacata agctcacaagctatcagaaagttgtatggcaaccacctccggcgccaaatagaactggcagacatagacattcagtacaagaagaaaaagatggaaaatcttgcactggagtccgaaataaaaaaagaggacaattag
- the LOC139546283 gene encoding uncharacterized protein isoform X2, translated as MATRAAYFSPSEAQILMEAYEEVKDIIKKKGNTATVIKQREKAWQSIADRLNALNMNGPKRTWQQVKIKYKNILQNAVKKNTHRQGTGGGSPKADLTPAEDMALELNKGRPVLEGIPGGKETSIGSSQDATRFIQVSGSTVFLLEPPAQAPDDADPGEGPSAAATAHDGDDDEEETISLDSRRHESSQAIRKLYGNHLRRQIELADIDIQYKKKKMENLALESEIKKEDN; from the exons atggcaactagagccgcgtacttttccccgtcggaagcacaaatcctcatggaggcatacgaggaggtaaaagatataattaagaagaaaggcaacaccgccacagtgataaagcaaagagaaaaagcgtggcaaagtattgcagaccgcctgaatgc attaaacatgaacgggccaaaacggacatggcagcaggtcaaaatcaaatacaagaacattctgcagaatg cagtgaaaaagaatacccacagacaaggcacgggtggtgggtcaccaaaggctgaccttaccccagcagaggacatggccttggagctaaataaaggcaggcccgtcttagaggggatccctggggggaaagagacgagcataggttcctcccaagatgccacccgcttcattcaag tgtctggcagcactgtgttcctgttagagccaccagcacaagcaccagacgatgctgatcca ggtgaaggccccagtgcagcagcaacagcacatgatggagacgatgatgaggaggagaccatctctctggattccagaaggcatgag agctcacaagctatcagaaagttgtatggcaaccacctccggcgccaaatagaactggcagacatagacattcagtacaagaagaaaaagatggaaaatcttgcactggagtccgaaataaaaaaagaggacaattag
- the LOC139546283 gene encoding uncharacterized protein isoform X3 yields the protein MALELNKGRPVLEGIPGGKETSIGSSQDATRFIQVSGSTVFLLEPPAQAPDDADPGEGPSAAATAHDGDDDEEETISLDSRRHEDPDAIQWENQPGNISSQAIRKLYGNHLRRQIELADIDIQYKKKKMENLALESEIKKEDN from the exons atggccttggagctaaataaaggcaggcccgtcttagaggggatccctggggggaaagagacgagcataggttcctcccaagatgccacccgcttcattcaag tgtctggcagcactgtgttcctgttagagccaccagcacaagcaccagacgatgctgatcca ggtgaaggccccagtgcagcagcaacagcacatgatggagacgatgatgaggaggagaccatctctctggattccagaaggcatgag gacccagatgctatacagtgggaaaaccagcctggcaacata agctcacaagctatcagaaagttgtatggcaaccacctccggcgccaaatagaactggcagacatagacattcagtacaagaagaaaaagatggaaaatcttgcactggagtccgaaataaaaaaagaggacaattag